AACAGCCACGATTAAAACTTTTAGTTACGTTGAACTTGATCGAGACGTTTGCTAATACGATCTGGGTCTCATCGATCATCTTAGTTTTTGTGACTAAGGTCTTACATGAAGATCAAGCTTACTGGGGTTATGCAAATATGACGTATTCGTTTGGGATCATCTTAGGCGGACTCATCGTTTACCGTAGAGCTGACGCTTTAGTCACTAGGAAAGTTTTTGCGATCATCTCAGCATTACTTTTAACGGTTTTGTTCAACATCGTGATCTTAAAAATACCAGTTCCAAGTGTCTTTTTAGCCTGCTCAGTTTTGATCGGGATCGTTTCTCAGCTAAAAGAGGTCCCAGAAGCCGTTTTGTATCAGGAAAGTGTTGCTAAAGAACTACTGGTCGATCTTAGTTCTGTGTTTGAAGTGATCTCGACTTTGAGTTTTGCGGGTCTACTGTTTTTGATGAGTTGGGTGACAGAAAGTTTTGGGATCGGTGTTTCTTTTGGTTTAGCGAGCTTGAGTCTTTTGGCCGAAGCTTCACTAGCCTTTAAATACCGAAAATATCTAACGTAAGATGTTTTGGTGGATCTGCTTTAAACATTAGCGCAGTCAGCAAAACATTTTTTTTGAGTTTGAGCGCTATCGATAATATAATAAGACAAAGATCTTTTACTGAGGATGTTATTTAAGTTGAAAAAAAAGAAAAAAACATTACGGATCGCTTTGTTAGCATTATTTACAGCGATCATTATCTTACAAAACTTTATCCCTTTTTTAGGTTATATCCCATTAGGAGTGCTCAATTTGACGATCATTCACGTGACTGTCATTATCGCTGCCCTTTTGCTTGGACCAAAAGATGGGGCGATCGTTGGGGGAATCTGGGGGACGATCACCTTTATCCGAGCCTTTGTTTGGCCAACAAGTCCGATCGCCCCGATCGTGTTTGTCAACCCTTTGATCTCGATCTTACCACGGATCTTGATCGGAGTCGTTGCCGGATATGCCTTTATTTGGGCTAAAAAAAGCTTTCACTCAAAGATCTTTGCAGCTAGTCTAGCGAGTGTTTTAGGTTCTTTGACAAATACGTTTTTAGTTTTAGGCCAGATCTATCTTTTTTATCGGGGGCAATCACAAGTGATGTATGGTTTAGATACAGCAGCGTTGATGCCATACCTTTTAGGTCTAGTCTTGACGAACGGGATACCTGAAGCACTGATCGCGGCTATTGTTTCTCCGGCGGTGGCTTTGCCATTAGCCAAACGGATCAAGTAAAGATGATTTTAAGAAAGGCGGGAGTATGTGACACGAAAAAGAAAACAACAAGTAGCTCGAATGCTTTTCGTTAGTTTTATCGTGTTAGTTTTAGTAGCTTTTGGAAATGGGGTCTATGAATATTGGAACGATCTGCAAAATGAACAAGTTGTTTCTGCCCAAAGTGATCAGACAAAAGAGCAATTTATCGCATCACTTGTGCCAGTCGCCAAAGAAGAACAACAACGTTATGGCGTTTTAGCGAGTATTACTTTAGCTCAAGCAGCTTTAGAGTCTGACTGGGGC
This window of the Ligilactobacillus faecis genome carries:
- a CDS encoding ECF transporter S component → MKKKKKTLRIALLALFTAIIILQNFIPFLGYIPLGVLNLTIIHVTVIIAALLLGPKDGAIVGGIWGTITFIRAFVWPTSPIAPIVFVNPLISILPRILIGVVAGYAFIWAKKSFHSKIFAASLASVLGSLTNTFLVLGQIYLFYRGQSQVMYGLDTAALMPYLLGLVLTNGIPEALIAAIVSPAVALPLAKRIK